One genomic segment of Labilithrix sp. includes these proteins:
- a CDS encoding MFS transporter, with product MRGRSVVVALAALYVAQGIPFGFATEYLPVVLRESGASYTAIAALFWLQLPWQLKMVWASVADRPSVRPHTRRAILAMQLALTVTVACFAIAPLKNALGLWLALTFLSALFASTQDVFVDAFAVRVLRPDERGFGNTAQVAGYRLGMLVGGAALLLLVGVLGERVTLLACAAAVGAASLGAFFGAEEALPSPRKGGPRSEQARGGGAGDPGESAALGGWALVRHMLGGDARRVVLVALTFKLGLHMAVSLLKPMAVDYGWSKQQIGAAMVSVGSASALAGAAAGGAVHRFLREKRALASALVLQALVCAPLVVVDRMHAPIGVTTAALAIEHFGSGLGTTVLFAALMTATRPANAGLQYTILTSLNAFALGIGGLLGGICADLVGKQATFALATVVCLLPGSLIIRWDQAAAASRA from the coding sequence GTGCGCGGGCGGTCGGTCGTGGTGGCGCTCGCTGCGTTGTACGTCGCGCAGGGGATACCGTTCGGGTTCGCGACGGAGTACTTGCCGGTCGTCCTCCGCGAGAGCGGCGCGAGCTACACCGCGATCGCGGCGCTGTTCTGGCTGCAGCTGCCGTGGCAGCTCAAGATGGTCTGGGCGAGCGTGGCGGATCGGCCTTCGGTGCGGCCCCATACGCGGCGCGCGATCCTCGCGATGCAGCTCGCGCTGACGGTGACGGTCGCGTGCTTCGCGATCGCGCCGCTGAAGAACGCGCTCGGTCTGTGGCTCGCGCTCACCTTCCTCTCCGCGCTCTTCGCCTCGACGCAGGACGTGTTCGTCGACGCCTTCGCCGTGCGCGTGCTCCGCCCCGACGAGCGCGGCTTCGGGAACACCGCGCAGGTCGCGGGGTATCGCCTCGGCATGCTCGTCGGCGGCGCGGCGCTCCTGCTGCTCGTCGGCGTCCTCGGCGAGCGCGTCACCTTGCTCGCGTGCGCCGCCGCGGTGGGCGCCGCGAGCCTCGGCGCCTTCTTCGGCGCGGAGGAGGCGCTCCCCTCGCCGCGCAAAGGGGGACCTCGCTCGGAGCAGGCGCGCGGCGGCGGCGCCGGCGACCCGGGCGAGAGCGCGGCGCTCGGCGGCTGGGCGCTCGTGCGGCACATGCTCGGCGGCGACGCGCGGCGCGTCGTGCTCGTCGCGCTCACGTTCAAGCTCGGGCTCCACATGGCGGTGTCGCTGCTCAAGCCGATGGCGGTCGACTACGGATGGTCGAAGCAGCAGATCGGCGCCGCGATGGTGAGCGTCGGCTCCGCCTCCGCGCTCGCAGGCGCCGCGGCCGGCGGCGCGGTGCACCGGTTCCTCCGCGAGAAGCGCGCGCTCGCGAGCGCGCTCGTCCTCCAGGCGCTCGTCTGCGCGCCGCTCGTCGTCGTCGATCGGATGCACGCGCCGATCGGCGTCACGACCGCCGCCCTCGCGATCGAGCACTTCGGGAGCGGCCTCGGGACGACGGTCCTCTTCGCCGCGCTCATGACCGCGACGCGGCCCGCGAACGCCGGGCTCCAGTACACGATCCTGACGAGCTTGAACGCGTTCGCGCTCGGCATCGGCGGCCTCCTCGGCGGGATCTGCGCCGATCTCGTCGGAAAACAGGCCACCTTCGCGCTCGCGACCGTGGTCTGCCTCCTGCCTGGATCGCTAATCATCCGGTGGGACCAAGCCGCGGCCGCTTCGCGAGCATGA
- a CDS encoding histidine phosphatase family protein: MLPLRRVVAPALVFALAACGGSEAKPPAQGGICKDTPAAAPACVRGRTIVLVRHAEKGAEGGKDPSLSDRGKARAKTIAGLLASSGVTRLVATPYKRTQETLAPLASMLSLQVEAAAPDKTKALLESAPDGAVTVVATHSNVIPPLVKELAGGAKLRGVDGDLLPEEDYGRVVVIAQPCGAKPFVVELSSNVE, translated from the coding sequence ATGCTCCCGCTCCGTCGCGTCGTCGCTCCCGCTCTCGTCTTCGCCCTCGCTGCGTGCGGCGGCTCGGAGGCGAAGCCGCCCGCGCAGGGAGGGATCTGCAAGGACACGCCCGCGGCCGCTCCCGCTTGTGTGCGCGGGCGCACGATCGTGCTCGTGCGCCATGCCGAGAAGGGCGCGGAGGGAGGGAAGGACCCGTCGCTCTCGGATCGCGGGAAGGCGCGCGCGAAGACGATCGCCGGCCTGCTCGCGAGCTCGGGCGTGACCAGGCTCGTCGCGACGCCGTACAAGCGGACGCAGGAGACGCTCGCGCCGCTCGCGTCGATGCTCTCGCTCCAGGTCGAAGCCGCGGCGCCGGACAAGACGAAGGCGCTCCTCGAGTCGGCGCCGGACGGCGCGGTCACCGTCGTCGCGACGCACTCGAACGTCATCCCGCCGCTCGTGAAGGAGCTCGCCGGCGGGGCGAAGCTCCGCGGCGTCGACGGCGATCTCCTCCCGGAGGAGGACTACGGCCGCGTCGTCGTGATCGCCCAGCCGTGCGGCGCGAAGCCGTTCGTCGTCGAGCTCAGCTCGAACGTGGAGTGA
- a CDS encoding BamA/TamA family outer membrane protein, with translation MRARLLRFTLVLAGAASWPARASAEEPKKEERDFGQLTIVDAEPPAAHLPKKRPVPDYDGRGEDPKSAADTLLWIPRVVAAPLYLAAEYLVRRPIGAIVIAVERDKLTQRAIYIFTIGNKKNLGFFPTFYWESNFYPSAGLYFWWDDVGSPKNHVRAHVATWGTPVLTATIADRYVLGVNSSASLRASVDHRDDNVFYGLGPTSKDGNESRYGITTFEAGPTFDVSLRRGVDVSTRAGVRDATYRETDEDERTLFDTVRRGNLPPPPRLFGGGYTTVFQGATLALDTRERGHLHASGARASFGATPSFDLSRRAGGSWLRYDAGATAYWDVARTHRVLSLGAAASFVDPIQGGASGIPFNEHVTLGGLGPMRGFYPGRLVGRSAAVLTLGYEWPIWSFLDGTMQAATGNVFGAGLRGFDLEKLRLSAALGLRSNTSRDHQFELLVGFGTETFGDGARISSVRLALGATRGF, from the coding sequence GTGCGGGCGCGCCTCCTCCGCTTCACGCTCGTCCTTGCCGGCGCCGCTTCGTGGCCCGCGCGTGCGTCGGCAGAAGAGCCGAAGAAGGAGGAACGTGACTTCGGGCAGCTCACGATCGTCGACGCCGAGCCGCCGGCCGCGCACCTCCCCAAGAAGCGGCCCGTGCCCGACTACGACGGACGCGGCGAAGACCCGAAGAGCGCCGCCGACACGCTCCTCTGGATCCCGCGCGTCGTCGCCGCCCCGCTCTACCTCGCGGCGGAGTACCTCGTCCGCCGCCCCATCGGCGCGATCGTGATCGCGGTCGAGCGCGACAAGCTCACACAACGTGCAATCTACATCTTTACGATCGGCAACAAGAAGAACCTCGGCTTCTTCCCGACCTTCTACTGGGAGAGCAACTTCTACCCGAGCGCCGGCCTCTATTTCTGGTGGGACGACGTCGGCTCGCCGAAGAACCACGTCCGCGCGCACGTCGCGACGTGGGGCACGCCCGTCCTCACCGCGACGATCGCGGATCGCTACGTCCTCGGCGTGAATTCGAGCGCCTCGCTCCGCGCGTCGGTCGACCACCGCGACGACAACGTGTTCTACGGCCTCGGCCCCACGTCGAAGGACGGCAACGAGTCGCGCTACGGCATCACCACGTTCGAGGCCGGACCGACCTTCGACGTGAGCCTCCGCCGCGGCGTCGACGTCTCGACGCGCGCCGGTGTGCGCGACGCGACGTACCGCGAGACCGACGAGGACGAGCGCACGCTCTTCGATACGGTGCGGCGCGGCAACCTCCCGCCGCCGCCGCGCCTCTTCGGCGGCGGCTACACGACCGTCTTCCAGGGCGCCACCCTCGCCCTCGACACGCGCGAGCGCGGCCACCTCCACGCCTCGGGCGCGCGCGCGTCGTTCGGCGCGACGCCGTCGTTCGATCTCTCCCGCCGCGCCGGCGGATCGTGGCTGCGCTACGACGCCGGCGCGACCGCGTACTGGGACGTGGCGCGCACGCACCGCGTCCTCAGCCTCGGCGCGGCGGCGTCCTTCGTCGATCCCATCCAGGGCGGCGCGAGCGGGATCCCGTTCAACGAGCACGTCACGCTCGGCGGCCTCGGTCCGATGCGCGGCTTCTATCCCGGCCGCCTCGTCGGACGCAGCGCGGCGGTGCTCACGCTCGGCTACGAGTGGCCGATCTGGTCATTTTTGGACGGCACGATGCAAGCCGCGACCGGCAACGTGTTCGGCGCGGGGCTCCGCGGCTTCGACCTCGAGAAGCTCCGGCTCTCCGCCGCGCTCGGCCTCCGCAGCAACACGTCGCGCGATCACCAGTTCGAGCTCCTCGTCGGCTTCGGGACCGAGACCTTCGGCGACGGCGCGCGCATCTCCTCCGTCCGCCTCGCGCTGGGAGCGACGCGTGGCTTCTAG
- a CDS encoding phosphatase PAP2 family protein, with translation MRWRAFGFAAATIAVLLCTRPARADDDDAPEPEPEAPTSEPAPPSPPEPEPAPPTPPGETAPIPESPQDTPTPPDAKTPLEHLARPPGQPVPVPTPSPVVLGGEPTQPGRAAVPLKWKRRRFSGVDYAILFTGAGLTLAAAIVQPIGENETGPIYFDRRVAKALRAPTLQTRYVFRDASDVGLSLAATWPFFIDALITAWWYRGSRDVAEQMSLLGLETLAVSGAIQGVTNVLVSRERPYGQTCGAGLPGDALDCTGSTHYRSFFSGHSAFSFTSASLICFNHLELELLGKPWDQISCGAAYAVAGATATFRVVANVHYPTDVLTGALLGTAIGWGVPLLHFRQPELATVKTTGGLTMRLVPHGAGAGVVGIF, from the coding sequence ATGAGATGGCGCGCCTTCGGTTTCGCCGCAGCGACGATCGCCGTGCTCCTGTGCACGCGTCCGGCGCGCGCGGACGACGACGACGCGCCGGAGCCCGAGCCCGAGGCGCCCACGTCCGAGCCCGCGCCGCCGTCGCCGCCGGAGCCCGAGCCCGCGCCGCCGACGCCGCCGGGAGAGACGGCGCCCATCCCCGAGTCGCCGCAGGACACGCCGACGCCGCCCGACGCGAAGACGCCGCTCGAGCACCTCGCGCGTCCGCCGGGGCAGCCGGTGCCGGTGCCGACGCCGAGCCCCGTCGTCCTCGGCGGCGAGCCGACGCAGCCCGGGCGCGCGGCGGTGCCGCTGAAGTGGAAGCGAAGGCGCTTCTCCGGCGTCGACTACGCGATCCTGTTCACCGGCGCGGGGCTCACGCTCGCGGCCGCGATCGTCCAGCCGATCGGCGAGAACGAGACGGGCCCGATCTACTTCGATCGTCGCGTCGCGAAGGCGCTCCGCGCGCCGACGCTGCAGACGCGCTACGTCTTCCGCGACGCGAGCGACGTCGGCCTCTCGCTCGCGGCGACGTGGCCCTTCTTCATCGACGCGCTCATCACGGCGTGGTGGTACCGCGGCAGCCGCGACGTCGCGGAGCAGATGTCGCTCCTCGGGCTCGAGACGCTCGCGGTGAGCGGCGCGATCCAGGGCGTGACGAACGTGCTCGTGAGCCGCGAGAGGCCGTACGGCCAGACCTGCGGCGCGGGCCTCCCCGGCGACGCGCTCGACTGCACCGGCAGCACGCACTACCGCAGCTTCTTCAGCGGTCACTCCGCGTTCAGCTTCACGTCGGCGTCGCTGATCTGCTTCAACCACCTCGAGCTCGAGCTCCTCGGCAAGCCGTGGGATCAGATCTCGTGCGGCGCCGCCTACGCCGTCGCCGGCGCGACCGCGACGTTCCGCGTCGTCGCGAACGTGCACTACCCGACCGACGTCCTCACCGGCGCGCTGCTCGGCACCGCGATCGGCTGGGGCGTCCCGCTCCTCCACTTCCGCCAGCCCGAGCTCGCCACGGTGAAGACCACCGGCGGCCTCACGATGCGGCTCGTTCCCCACGGCGCCGGCGCCGGGGTCGTGGGGATCTTTTGA
- a CDS encoding carboxypeptidase regulatory-like domain-containing protein, which yields MARLAGTTLLFVASFAIACDSASEHEGCIDPADRSKPGPDPSQCPRSTFPEQGFRALEVSGIVRRGEDPVAGAQVHVTPAPDTTTLAGSPPFDTTSDVAGFFRVASSVPKRYDLSFRLPGGLDGRDDVLVYRSVGGRYLEPHLDLPVRTLATAWVARVDVRLATPLAAGQALRFLAAGDGVVGVTGDAASGLFVHTTRYTATATLHAIAYDAARGLNSATAYAKVDVITDAANPKVLALHLEPLTGERPTPTFELEEAPPGFVPGDVVVRIGVGRTSDAVLVSIPWGTTTSLAPIPNQSFTYQLRATRADGAISDSGETGFDIGALTKIKLVAPPEVTAPADGATIGPGDLLGAGGPGVIEHVFEPASATGAGMHIVQRLGPETPLPDPRPLGVSTLAGTYTWTVRSFPNLTWVENVWGPDGRRYRPFAISPPRTITIR from the coding sequence GTGGCGCGACTCGCCGGCACCACGCTCCTCTTCGTCGCCTCCTTCGCCATCGCTTGCGACAGCGCGTCGGAGCACGAAGGCTGCATCGATCCCGCCGACCGGAGCAAGCCGGGCCCGGACCCTTCGCAGTGCCCGCGCTCGACGTTCCCGGAGCAGGGGTTCCGCGCGCTCGAGGTGAGCGGCATCGTCCGCCGCGGCGAAGACCCCGTCGCGGGCGCGCAGGTCCACGTCACCCCCGCGCCCGACACCACCACGCTCGCGGGCTCGCCGCCGTTCGACACGACGAGCGACGTCGCCGGCTTCTTCCGCGTCGCGAGCTCGGTGCCGAAGCGCTACGACCTCTCGTTCCGGCTGCCGGGCGGCCTCGACGGGCGCGACGACGTCCTCGTCTATCGCAGCGTCGGCGGGCGTTACCTCGAGCCGCACCTCGATCTCCCGGTGCGGACGCTCGCGACGGCGTGGGTCGCGCGCGTCGACGTCCGTCTCGCCACCCCGCTCGCGGCGGGCCAGGCGCTCCGCTTCCTCGCCGCCGGCGACGGCGTCGTCGGCGTGACGGGCGACGCCGCGAGCGGCCTCTTCGTCCATACGACGAGGTACACCGCGACGGCGACGCTCCACGCGATCGCCTACGACGCCGCGCGCGGCCTCAACAGCGCGACGGCGTACGCGAAGGTCGACGTGATCACCGACGCCGCCAACCCCAAGGTGCTCGCGCTGCACCTCGAGCCGCTCACCGGCGAGCGACCGACGCCGACCTTCGAGCTGGAGGAGGCTCCTCCCGGCTTCGTCCCCGGCGACGTGGTCGTGCGCATCGGCGTCGGCCGCACGAGCGACGCGGTCCTCGTCTCCATCCCGTGGGGCACGACGACGAGCCTCGCGCCGATCCCGAACCAGAGCTTCACCTACCAGCTCCGCGCGACGCGCGCCGACGGCGCGATCTCGGACAGCGGCGAGACCGGCTTCGACATCGGCGCGCTCACGAAGATCAAGCTCGTCGCGCCGCCGGAGGTCACCGCGCCGGCGGACGGCGCGACGATCGGCCCCGGCGATCTCCTCGGCGCGGGCGGCCCCGGCGTCATCGAGCACGTCTTCGAGCCCGCGAGCGCGACCGGCGCGGGGATGCACATCGTCCAGCGCCTCGGCCCCGAGACGCCGCTCCCCGATCCGCGCCCGCTCGGCGTGTCCACCCTCGCCGGCACGTACACGTGGACGGTCAGGAGTTTCCCGAACCTCACCTGGGTCGAGAACGTCTGGGGCCCCGACGGCCGCCGCTACCGCCCCTTCGCGATCTCGCCCCCGCGCACGATCACGATCCGCTGA
- a CDS encoding alpha/beta fold hydrolase, whose protein sequence is MAARARAADDRPALVLLHGFALDSRIWRRQVEAFGKDHRLLLVDLPGFGPQAREVGEVEYAREVARAMDAAHLGKAHVIACAFGAAVAVDFALQYPDRVASLVLASPMLLGRKLGIESWQRCVGLANDGDRATAAEMWLEDPLFESLRHSEELFDEVRSIVLDYMGHHWTGKVTATWNEPDPLLRLANVRAPALIVSGARDLPIFHQMADAYAKSMPNARREVLESAGHHVNLEASQAFNAAVRTHLAANKTA, encoded by the coding sequence ATGGCCGCGCGCGCACGAGCAGCCGACGATCGTCCCGCCCTCGTGCTCCTGCACGGGTTCGCGCTCGACTCGCGCATCTGGCGGCGGCAGGTCGAGGCCTTCGGGAAGGACCACCGCCTCTTGCTCGTGGACCTGCCCGGCTTCGGACCGCAGGCGCGCGAGGTCGGTGAGGTCGAATACGCGAGGGAGGTCGCGCGCGCGATGGACGCGGCGCACCTCGGCAAGGCCCACGTCATCGCGTGCGCGTTCGGCGCCGCGGTCGCGGTCGACTTCGCGCTGCAGTATCCCGATCGCGTCGCGTCCCTCGTCCTCGCGAGCCCGATGCTGCTCGGACGCAAGCTCGGGATCGAGTCGTGGCAGCGCTGCGTCGGCCTCGCGAACGACGGCGATCGCGCGACCGCGGCGGAGATGTGGCTCGAGGATCCGCTCTTCGAGTCGCTCCGCCACTCGGAGGAGCTCTTCGACGAGGTCCGCTCGATCGTCCTCGACTACATGGGCCATCACTGGACGGGGAAGGTCACCGCGACCTGGAACGAGCCCGACCCGCTCCTCCGCCTCGCGAACGTCCGCGCCCCCGCGCTCATCGTCTCGGGCGCGCGCGACCTCCCCATCTTCCATCAGATGGCGGACGCGTACGCGAAGTCGATGCCCAACGCCCGCCGCGAGGTCCTCGAGAGCGCCGGCCACCACGTCAACCTCGAAGCCTCCCAGGCCTTCAACGCCGCCGTCCGCACGCACCTGGCGGCGAACAAAACCGCGTAG